The Amycolatopsis sp. DG1A-15b genome window below encodes:
- a CDS encoding site-specific integrase produces the protein MTRTPPFTSDVADVGVAATPSSGATQVGPLDDWSIEQVVASFSSLPTWPLGDQNARRWRVEGARRVLSWLAEHPGRGWQERWVNSGADAGVGWIDDVIAREASTDPKYRRVLTHGLTFMLLARVVVPSYTFLTAYAASHLLGYVRQTHRPDLFLQLEERAVALEAPMRRRTEALSILSKLVLHTGRDLDQLTAEDFLEFRAWVKQRGSKYIGGSHQANLAWDLVRDIAGLDGPPSFRDTLRTGQRSNAELVGSYPIRNSDIREVLVRYLDQGRPQLDYSSLRRLVTDLVGNFWADIERHHPGIDTLRLPEDVAAAWKQRLRVITTKDGTTRPRRGYLDVLARVQSFYLDIQQWALQDPSWVRWAVPSPIRRGETDGMAKVARQVSAEMHQRVRERLPRLPALVETAERQRAFHSGLLELAGAAAVGEEFVYQERRYRRVEEKAFIPHRYRGQAPPNVTVSDLDARERIDVTRRENTAFWAWASIETLRHTGIRVEEMCELTHLALVSYQLPDTGEIVPMLQIVPSKSNEERLLLVGPELASVLATVITRLRRQNGGTVPLTRRYDPHDRVLGPPLPHLYQRRRSWRWETISYSGLNRLLEATLAESGLHDATGGPLIYTPHDFRRMFATEAATGGLPVHIVARLLGHANINTTQAYMAIFDEDLVRNYRAFLDRRRAIRPEAEYREPTEAEWREFQQHFQARKLELGECARPYGTPCQHEFACLTEMILGDLTPC, from the coding sequence ATGACCAGGACACCTCCGTTCACCAGCGATGTCGCCGACGTCGGTGTGGCGGCGACGCCGTCGTCGGGCGCTACCCAGGTGGGGCCGCTGGATGACTGGTCGATCGAGCAGGTTGTTGCGTCGTTTTCGTCATTGCCCACGTGGCCACTGGGTGACCAGAACGCGCGCCGGTGGCGGGTCGAGGGCGCTCGTAGGGTCCTGTCCTGGCTGGCGGAGCACCCAGGGCGCGGTTGGCAGGAGCGGTGGGTGAACAGCGGCGCCGACGCTGGTGTCGGCTGGATCGACGACGTGATCGCACGAGAGGCCAGTACCGATCCGAAGTACCGGAGGGTGCTCACCCATGGCCTGACCTTTATGCTTCTGGCGCGTGTCGTGGTGCCCAGCTACACCTTCTTGACGGCGTATGCGGCCAGCCATCTGCTCGGGTATGTCCGGCAGACGCACCGGCCAGACCTGTTCCTCCAGCTCGAAGAGCGCGCCGTCGCTTTGGAAGCACCGATGCGGCGCCGCACCGAGGCGCTGTCGATCCTAAGCAAGCTGGTGCTACACACCGGCCGCGACCTGGACCAGTTGACCGCGGAGGACTTTCTCGAATTCCGCGCCTGGGTCAAGCAGCGCGGCAGCAAGTACATCGGCGGCTCGCACCAAGCGAACCTGGCCTGGGACCTTGTCCGCGACATCGCCGGCCTTGACGGCCCGCCCTCCTTCCGCGACACCCTGCGCACCGGCCAGCGCAGCAACGCCGAACTCGTCGGCAGCTACCCGATCCGCAACTCCGATATCCGCGAGGTGCTCGTCCGCTACCTGGACCAGGGCCGGCCTCAACTGGACTATTCATCGCTGCGGCGCCTGGTGACCGACCTGGTCGGCAACTTCTGGGCCGACATCGAGCGCCACCATCCCGGCATCGACACCTTGCGCCTACCTGAGGACGTCGCCGCCGCCTGGAAACAACGCTTGCGCGTGATCACGACAAAGGACGGAACCACACGCCCGCGGCGCGGTTACCTCGATGTGCTGGCTCGAGTTCAGTCGTTCTACCTCGACATCCAGCAATGGGCCCTGCAGGACCCGTCGTGGGTGCGGTGGGCGGTGCCGTCGCCGATCCGGCGCGGCGAGACCGACGGAATGGCGAAGGTGGCCCGGCAGGTCAGTGCCGAGATGCATCAACGAGTACGCGAACGGCTACCGCGCCTGCCCGCACTGGTCGAGACCGCCGAACGGCAGCGCGCCTTCCACAGCGGTCTGCTCGAACTCGCCGGCGCTGCCGCCGTCGGAGAGGAGTTTGTCTACCAGGAGCGTCGTTACCGTCGCGTGGAGGAGAAAGCCTTCATCCCGCATCGCTACCGCGGACAGGCCCCACCGAATGTCACCGTCTCGGATCTCGACGCAAGGGAACGGATCGACGTGACCCGCCGGGAGAACACCGCGTTCTGGGCATGGGCGAGCATCGAAACACTTCGCCACACAGGAATCCGGGTAGAAGAGATGTGCGAGCTGACCCACCTGGCGCTGGTGTCCTACCAGCTGCCTGACACCGGTGAAATTGTCCCGATGCTACAGATCGTGCCGTCGAAGAGCAACGAGGAACGGCTGCTGCTGGTCGGACCGGAACTGGCCAGCGTGCTGGCCACCGTCATCACCCGATTGCGCCGACAGAATGGCGGCACTGTGCCTTTGACCCGCCGCTACGATCCACACGACCGGGTCCTCGGGCCGCCGCTCCCGCACCTGTACCAGCGGCGACGCAGCTGGCGCTGGGAGACCATCTCCTACTCCGGACTGAACCGGCTACTGGAGGCGACGCTCGCGGAATCCGGGCTGCATGATGCGACCGGCGGGCCGTTGATCTACACTCCACACGACTTCCGACGCATGTTCGCCACCGAGGCCGCGACCGGCGGCCTACCCGTGCACATCGTCGCGCGGCTGCTGGGACACGCGAACATCAACACCACCCAGGCCTACATGGCGATCTTCGACGAAGACCTCGTCCGCAACTACCGCGCGTTCCTCGACCGGCGGCGAGCGATCCGCCCGGAAGCCGAATATCGCGAACCGACCGAGGCAGAGTGGCGCGAGTTCCAGCAGCACTTCCAGGCCCGCAAGCTGGAACTCGGCGAATGCGCCCGCCCCTACGGCACACCCTGCCAGCACGAGTTCGCCTGCTTAACCGAAATGATCTTGGGCGACTTAACTCCATGTTAA
- a CDS encoding site-specific integrase, which yields MAERDEVVRDVATLKVARVGRVEETGDLLSPFRLVDENDVEQMAVTEFLRHMLADDASPASLRSYAYELLSWFRFLRAVEVPWHLASRVEARDFALWLKTSKKPPRPRRADAPAAGSVNPVTGKATPGENYAARTRRPARAAVRSFYEYHRDTHGRPLVNPFPQAKGVNDEPLNAHHNPMQPFRQPSRRAAYQPKEPKPAPRSIPDQAFNDLFGALSCNRDRALVAFYISTGARASELLGVQQGLVEPEEQVIGVVRKGSRALQRLPASADAFVWLRLYQQETLGLVPKGADKPLWWTLRRPFRPLTYDAARMVFTKANAAIGANWTLHDIRHSAAKRMLQDPHMTLADVQWVLGHAHITTTEIYTAPTPDEVITHVLAHHDRQRAHRKQPPAPPAPGYRPEVLATLFGTAPDEGDTQ from the coding sequence ATGGCAGAACGCGACGAAGTGGTGAGGGATGTAGCGACCCTCAAGGTGGCTCGAGTCGGACGGGTCGAGGAGACCGGCGACCTGTTGTCGCCGTTCCGACTCGTCGACGAGAACGACGTCGAGCAAATGGCTGTCACCGAGTTCCTCCGTCATATGCTTGCGGACGACGCGAGCCCAGCGTCGTTGCGCTCGTATGCCTATGAGCTGTTGTCGTGGTTCCGATTCTTGCGTGCGGTCGAGGTGCCGTGGCACCTGGCGAGTCGGGTGGAGGCCCGGGATTTCGCGTTGTGGTTGAAGACAAGCAAGAAACCTCCCCGACCGCGCCGGGCTGACGCACCAGCGGCGGGGTCGGTGAACCCGGTGACCGGCAAGGCAACGCCCGGTGAGAACTACGCGGCCCGGACCCGGCGGCCTGCCCGCGCGGCGGTCCGCTCATTCTACGAATACCACCGGGACACTCACGGTCGACCGCTGGTCAACCCGTTCCCCCAAGCCAAGGGCGTCAACGACGAGCCCCTCAACGCCCACCACAACCCGATGCAACCGTTCCGGCAGCCGTCCCGTCGCGCCGCGTACCAGCCGAAGGAGCCCAAGCCGGCGCCACGGAGCATCCCTGACCAGGCGTTCAACGACCTGTTCGGCGCGCTGTCCTGCAACCGGGACCGCGCCCTGGTCGCGTTCTACATCTCCACCGGCGCACGAGCCTCCGAACTGCTGGGTGTTCAGCAGGGCCTGGTGGAGCCAGAGGAGCAGGTGATCGGCGTGGTCCGCAAGGGCAGCCGGGCGTTACAGCGGCTGCCCGCCTCGGCGGACGCGTTCGTCTGGCTGCGGCTCTACCAGCAGGAGACGCTGGGCTTGGTCCCGAAGGGAGCCGACAAGCCGTTGTGGTGGACGCTGCGTCGGCCCTTCCGTCCGCTGACCTACGACGCGGCGCGGATGGTGTTCACCAAGGCCAACGCCGCGATCGGTGCGAACTGGACTCTGCACGATATACGGCACTCGGCCGCCAAGAGGATGCTCCAGGACCCGCACATGACCTTGGCAGATGTCCAGTGGGTACTGGGTCACGCTCACATCACCACTACGGAGATCTACACCGCGCCCACCCCTGACGAGGTCATCACCCACGTCTTGGCCCACCACGACCGGCAACGAGCCCACCGGAAACAGCCGCCCGCGCCGCCAGCTCCCGGCTACCGGCCCGAAGTGCTGGCGACCTTGTTCGGCACGGCGCCTGACGAGGGAGACACCCAATGA
- a CDS encoding NUDIX hydrolase — translation MSRTSGNETRPSVAIIGSFRQHLGEVREAARVFVEAGFTVKSPPMDRVRDGNRGHIVFTSDPIDATDHQIQTETFYKIFSSDFVYVVNPGGYIGRTTSYELGQIHQRGMAVYYAEPPLDLPIDVPADTVVSAQGLVGAIRLQTIAAKPVRRPRVAALPAVDIVILTIRSGELCVLLIKRGKEPYRGKSALPGGFLRPGESLEKAASRELQEETNLNGSFLLKQVHTFSKPERDPRGRIVSTAFLAIAAGLSDVQGASDAARADWVEVDESMWNDPQRLAFDHGEILQRSVEHARTLLEHTTVAADFCPRKFTISDLRRVYEAIWGVRLNPQNFQRRIRDIKGFVVPTHELQDGRQGRPAELFRRGPAQILDPPIIRPRQRQRA, via the coding sequence GTGAGTAGAACATCAGGCAATGAGACGCGGCCGTCTGTCGCGATTATCGGAAGCTTTCGTCAGCACCTTGGAGAGGTTCGCGAGGCTGCCAGGGTTTTCGTCGAAGCTGGGTTCACTGTGAAGTCGCCGCCAATGGATCGGGTGAGGGACGGGAATCGAGGGCACATCGTCTTCACGTCCGATCCGATCGACGCGACGGATCACCAAATCCAGACCGAAACATTTTACAAGATTTTCTCGTCCGACTTTGTGTACGTAGTCAATCCTGGTGGCTACATTGGTCGAACTACCTCCTACGAGTTGGGCCAGATCCACCAACGAGGAATGGCTGTCTACTACGCCGAACCGCCGTTGGACCTTCCGATCGATGTGCCAGCCGACACCGTCGTGAGCGCTCAGGGCCTAGTAGGGGCTATTCGCCTACAGACGATTGCCGCCAAGCCGGTTCGAAGGCCGCGTGTAGCGGCGTTGCCAGCTGTAGACATTGTCATCCTCACTATTCGCAGTGGAGAGCTCTGCGTTCTACTGATCAAGCGCGGCAAGGAGCCTTACCGTGGAAAGTCGGCCCTACCGGGCGGCTTTCTGCGACCCGGCGAATCACTGGAGAAGGCCGCGAGTCGAGAACTTCAAGAAGAGACAAATCTAAATGGATCCTTCCTTCTTAAACAGGTCCACACGTTTTCGAAGCCAGAGCGGGACCCGCGGGGACGTATCGTCAGCACGGCATTCCTCGCGATTGCAGCTGGTCTTTCCGACGTCCAAGGCGCGTCTGACGCTGCCCGCGCCGACTGGGTAGAGGTCGATGAGTCAATGTGGAACGATCCACAACGGCTCGCCTTCGACCATGGAGAGATCCTTCAGCGCTCCGTCGAACACGCCCGTACGCTGCTAGAGCATACCACCGTCGCTGCAGACTTCTGTCCTCGAAAGTTCACCATCAGCGATCTTCGGAGAGTCTACGAGGCCATCTGGGGTGTCAGGCTCAATCCGCAGAACTTCCAGCGCCGAATCCGCGATATCAAAGGCTTCGTAGTACCCACCCATGAGCTGCAGGACGGCAGGCAAGGCCGCCCAGCCGAACTGTTTCGGCGAGGCCCGGCCCAGATCCTCGATCCCCCGATCATTCGCCCGCGACAGCGACAGAGGGCGTGA
- a CDS encoding site-specific integrase: MSLTKSDTEVAKLVAGVDKPAPLSRWKPRPTEQGWWQTRQDRDALAERLLRLFADKGPSNARDQARRRGLTKVLDWLERHPGDSWQDRWLASGADAAGFDWADLPLQGIAKPRNYHRDELNSGVTMLVAGQAVRPGYRWLLRQRQVLMLAEARSAIDPDGFARVERHTGQAARYARSDALNKLTWIVISKGGVVADITVGDCIELTEALQQHHFRGSAGRPLFYALLKEAGVLHGNAPSRLRELRLHGRRSVEQIVDAYGIQCRPIRNLLIEYLTERSPELDHTSLRSVARNLCRLFWRDLEIHRPGIDSLKLAPEVAQAWKERLAHIRDADGNPLRPRENYRGELVFVRAFYEDIARWAADDPARWAQWVAPCPIKASEVTRKKTQARVKARMDQRTRTQLPLLPALLRAVEQQRKEATERVQAARDTPSEGQFTAVGQQFQRCRQGDSGRVFAIDSTTGSRRDLTFEEEAAFWSWATVEVLRHTGIRIEEMLELTHHSFVAYTLPTTGEVVPMLQIAPSKTDAERLLLVSAELAEVLTAIIFRVRAGNAALPLVPAYDVFEQTWSPPMPYLFQRRFGTEDRPLTRSYIRECLVTMSQTAQVTAAGQPLQWRPHDFRRIFVTDAIRSGLPPHIAAKVCGHATVDTTMGYAAIYPEDVISHHRAFIARRRAERPSEEYRDLTATEWDQFLAHFELRKVALGICGRDHGTPCQHENACVRCPLLRVDPTQQPRLEQIHANLADRLDEAREQGWMGEVAAIETTMAAAAQKLEAMRTARDKPVHLGMPDVHLSVGRRA; the protein is encoded by the coding sequence ATGAGCCTCACCAAATCCGACACTGAAGTCGCGAAACTCGTTGCCGGCGTTGACAAACCGGCCCCGCTCAGTCGATGGAAACCAAGGCCCACCGAGCAGGGCTGGTGGCAGACCCGGCAGGACCGGGACGCCTTAGCCGAGCGGTTGCTGCGCCTGTTCGCCGACAAGGGCCCGAGCAACGCTCGCGACCAGGCCCGGCGGCGCGGCCTGACCAAAGTGCTGGACTGGCTGGAGCGGCATCCTGGAGACAGCTGGCAGGACCGGTGGCTGGCCAGCGGGGCCGACGCCGCCGGCTTCGACTGGGCCGATCTTCCGCTGCAGGGGATCGCCAAGCCCCGGAACTACCACCGCGACGAGCTGAACTCCGGCGTGACGATGCTGGTGGCCGGCCAAGCTGTCCGTCCCGGCTACCGGTGGCTGCTTCGGCAGCGCCAGGTTCTGATGCTCGCCGAGGCCCGCTCGGCCATCGACCCCGACGGTTTCGCCCGCGTCGAGCGCCATACGGGCCAGGCCGCCCGGTACGCTAGGTCCGACGCGCTGAACAAACTCACCTGGATCGTGATCAGCAAAGGCGGCGTGGTCGCCGACATCACCGTCGGCGACTGCATCGAGCTGACCGAAGCCTTGCAGCAGCACCATTTCCGGGGCAGCGCCGGCCGCCCGCTGTTCTACGCACTGCTCAAGGAAGCAGGCGTCCTGCACGGCAACGCGCCGTCCCGGCTGCGGGAGCTGCGCCTGCACGGGCGCCGCAGCGTCGAGCAGATCGTCGACGCCTACGGCATCCAATGCCGACCTATCCGAAACCTGCTGATCGAGTACCTCACCGAGCGTTCCCCCGAGCTCGACCACACCTCGCTGCGCTCGGTGGCACGCAACCTCTGCCGGCTGTTCTGGCGCGACCTGGAGATCCACCGCCCCGGCATCGACTCACTGAAGCTTGCCCCAGAAGTCGCGCAGGCGTGGAAGGAGCGGCTGGCCCACATCCGCGACGCCGACGGCAACCCCTTGCGACCACGGGAGAACTACCGCGGCGAGCTGGTGTTCGTGCGGGCCTTCTACGAGGACATCGCTCGCTGGGCTGCCGACGATCCGGCACGGTGGGCGCAGTGGGTCGCCCCCTGCCCGATCAAGGCCAGCGAGGTGACCCGGAAGAAGACCCAGGCTCGGGTCAAAGCACGGATGGACCAGCGGACCCGCACTCAGCTGCCGCTGCTGCCCGCCCTGCTGCGGGCCGTCGAACAGCAGCGGAAGGAGGCCACAGAACGCGTCCAAGCCGCCCGCGACACACCCTCGGAAGGCCAGTTCACCGCCGTCGGCCAGCAGTTCCAACGTTGCCGGCAGGGAGACTCCGGCCGCGTCTTCGCCATCGACTCGACCACTGGCAGCCGACGGGATCTGACCTTTGAGGAGGAGGCCGCGTTCTGGTCCTGGGCGACGGTGGAAGTCCTGCGGCACACCGGGATCCGCATCGAGGAGATGCTGGAACTGACCCACCACAGCTTCGTCGCCTACACACTGCCCACCACCGGCGAGGTCGTGCCGATGCTGCAGATCGCCCCGTCCAAGACCGACGCAGAGCGGCTTCTCCTTGTCTCCGCAGAGCTCGCGGAGGTCCTGACCGCGATCATCTTCCGAGTCCGCGCCGGCAACGCGGCCTTGCCGCTGGTGCCCGCCTACGACGTGTTCGAGCAGACCTGGAGCCCGCCGATGCCCTACCTGTTCCAGCGACGGTTCGGCACCGAGGATCGCCCGCTGACCCGCAGCTACATCCGCGAGTGCCTCGTCACCATGTCCCAAACCGCGCAGGTCACCGCAGCCGGCCAACCGCTGCAGTGGCGGCCCCACGACTTCAGAAGGATCTTCGTCACCGACGCCATCCGCTCCGGGCTGCCTCCACACATCGCCGCCAAGGTCTGCGGCCACGCCACGGTCGATACCACGATGGGGTACGCCGCGATCTACCCCGAAGACGTGATCTCCCACCACCGGGCCTTCATCGCCCGGCGCCGAGCCGAGCGGCCCAGCGAGGAATACCGCGACCTGACCGCCACCGAATGGGACCAGTTCCTCGCCCACTTCGAACTACGAAAGGTTGCGCTCGGGATCTGCGGCCGCGACCATGGAACGCCTTGCCAGCATGAAAACGCCTGCGTCAGATGCCCACTACTCCGAGTAGACCCAACACAGCAGCCGCGGCTGGAGCAGATCCACGCCAACCTCGCCGACCGGCTCGATGAAGCCAGAGAGCAAGGCTGGATGGGCGAGGTCGCCGCCATCGAGACCACGATGGCGGCTGCGGCTCAGAAACTCGAAGCCATGCGCACCGCCCGCGACAAGCCAGTCCACCTCGGCATGCCCGATGTCCATCTCTCCGTCGGCCGGCGAGCTTGA